The Bartonella sp. TP genomic sequence GGCTATAAGCGAAGATCCGCACGCCGCAGCCTTGTATACCTCCCGGGCTAACCTGGTTGCTGTTATTTCAAATGGCAGTGCTGTTTTGGGACTTGGCAATATTGGCCCCTTAGCCTCGAAACCAGTTATGGAAGGCAAGGCAGTATTGTTCAAAAAATTTGCTGACATAGATGTATTTGACATAGAAATTGCCGCCGAAACCATCGATGCAATGGTAGAAACTATCACAAATTTAGAGCCCACCTTTGGGGGAATAAATCTAGAAGATATCAAAGCACCTGAATGTTTCGAGGTTGAAGAACGCTTACGTGCAAAACTAAAAATACCCGTTTTTCACGACGACCAGCATGGCACGGCGATTATTGTTGCTGCCGCGATTATTAATGGCTTAGAGCTTGCGGGAAAAACACTCACCAATGCCAAAATTGTTACTTCTGGGGGTGGTGCTGCAGCTATAGCTTGTTTAAACTTGTTATTAAGACTTGGTGCGCAACAGAAAAATATTTGGATTACCGATCTGCAAGGCGTAGTGTATAAAGACCGCCCAGAGCTTATGGATAAGTGGAAGATAGTTTATGCGCAAGATACAGAGGCTAGAAGCTTATCAGATATTATGCCAAACGCAGATATTTTCTTGGGCCTTTCTGCTGCAAATGTGTTGAGCGAAGAAAATGTTGCGAAGATGGCGCCAAAACCTTTAATTCTAGCTCTAGCTAATCCTACACCAGAGATAATGCCAGAAAAGGCGCGTCATGCGCGGCCAGATGCCATGATTTGTACTGGTCGTTCTGATTATCCAAATCAGGTTAATAATGTCTTGTGCTTTCCCTATATTTTTCGTGGGGCACTGGATGTTGGAGCCACGACTATTAATGAAGAAATGAAAATAGCTGCGGTATATGCCATAGCTAAATTAGCCAAAGAAAGCATGCCAGATGCGCAGGCTTGGTCAAATGAAAAAATGCGTTTTGGGGTAGATTATCTTATACCTTCACCTTTTGACCCACGTTTACTATTGCATATAGCCCCGGCTGTAGCGCAAGCAGCAATGGAATCGGGTGTGGCGTTGCGGCCCATTAGTGATATGTCGGCCTATATAGAAAATTTGCAGCGTTTTGTTTTTAAATCTGGCATGGTTATGAAACCAGTATTCGCAGCAGCGAAAACTGCAAGCGCAAAAAGGGTTATCTATTCCGACGGTGAAGATGAGCGTGTTTTACGCGCGGCAAAAGTTGTTAGTGAAGAAAAAATAGCACTGCCAATTCTTACTGGCCGTAAAGATGTAATTTTAGAAAAAATGGCGCATATAGGTGTTAAATTAAAGCTTGAGCGTGACTTCATAGTTTATAATCCAGAGGAAAATAAAAATTATAAACGCTATGTTGAGCTATTTGTGCAGCTTTCAGGCCGCCGCGGCATAACTGAAGAAGCGGCTAAAAAAGCAGTACGCACTAGCTCTACAATTTTTTCGGCCTTGGCTTTAATGAATAATGACGCTGACGCTATGATGTGTGGCCTAAGTGGGCAATTTGAGCGTAGCCTTGAAATAGTGAAGAAAGTTATAGGCATAGATAGCCAAGCCAAGCGTTTATCTGCCTTAAGCTTGTTAATAATGCGCGACAATATATTGTTTTTAACCGATAGCTATATAAATCCTGAACCAACAGCCCAGGAAATTGCTGAACTTGCCATACTGGCCGCACAAGAAGTGCAAGAATTCTGCATAAAGCCAAGAGTCGCTCTTTTATCAAATTCTAATTTTGGTTCTAAAGACAATGCAAGCTCATTGAAAATGCGCAAGGCTGCAGAAATTTTAAAAGAAATAGCACCTGATTTAGAGGCCGATGGGGAAATGCATGGCGACACAGCGCTTTCAACCGCGTTGCGCCAGCGCGCCTATCCACACTCTACCTTGCAACAAGATGCAAATTTATTGGTTTTTCCAAATTTGGATGCGGCTAATATTACGCTTAATGTAGTAAAGCAAACGACAAATGCATTACATGTAGGCCCAATTTTGTTGGGCCAGGCACGGGCTGTTCATATTTTAACGCCTTCTATAACGTCTCGTGGTGTGGTTAATATGACGGCAATAGCCGTTGTGGGGGCAAATCGCAAAAAAACAGCGTCCGATTAGCTATAGATAGAGAGTAAATTGAGCGAAACGAAAATTGAAGACTTAATTAATATTATTAATAAATTGCGCGACCCTGTCTCTGGCTGCCCATGGGCCCAGCAGCAAAGCTACGAATCTTTAACAACCTATATAATAGAAGAAGCTATGGAAAGCGTCGAAGCTATTGTTGAAAGGAAAGAAGATGAGCTGTGCGCAGAGCTCGGCGACCTGCTTTTTCAAATAGCTTTTTGCGCTGTTATTGCTACAGAAAAACAAAGCTTTACTTTTGCCGATATAGTAGATGCTATAGTTAGCAAATTACAAAGGCGGAATCCGCATATTTTTCAACCCGGAAATATACAAGCTTATAGTCAGGCAGAAAATAAATTAGCTTTTGTAACCAAACAATGGCAAGAAATAAAAGCTTTAGAAAATCCAACCCCTAAACTGGCAAAAGAAGAGAACTTGCCAGTCGCCCTGGCAATTGCCGCGGATAAGTTTAAAGAGTTGCAATTGCAAAGCAAAGCTGAATGCAAAAAGAGCAAGACCTATAGCGAGCTCTTAGATGCTGTTTTGCAGATTGGCCGAATATTAAACAGAACCTGAAGCTTTTGTTAAAGAAACCGACTCGCCACAACCACAAGACGCCGTTTGATTTGGATTATTAAACACAAAGCCAGATTTTAACTTTGTTTCTTGATAATCTATCTCGGTGCCTAATAAATATAAAAAAGCGTCGCGCTTTATAAAAAAGCAAACGCCACCTTGCTCTAACCGATCTGCATCATCTGGTTTCTCATAAGCTATATCAACACTATATTCCATGCCAGCGCAACCGCCTTTTTTTAGGCCTAAAACTAACCCCTGTGCACCAGCTTGATTTTGTAAAATTTGCTTTACACGCGTTAAAGCGGCATCTGTTAATGATAAAATAGACTTAGACATATGAAATAGCTTGTGTTATATAAAGAAGTATCATTATAGCATATAAAAATCTTTTTTATGAGACCTATCCATTATTTTTTCGCTGTTATTCTGTTGGGGTGTTTTGCTATACCACTAGTATTTGCTGAGCCCCACGCACAGCGCGGAGCTAAAATTTTTAAGCGCTGCGCTGCATGCCATTTTATAGAAAAAGATAAGAACAAAATTGGGCCCAGTTTG encodes the following:
- a CDS encoding iron-sulfur cluster assembly accessory protein, which codes for MSKSILSLTDAALTRVKQILQNQAGAQGLVLGLKKGGCAGMEYSVDIAYEKPDDADRLEQGGVCFFIKRDAFLYLLGTEIDYQETKLKSGFVFNNPNQTASCGCGESVSLTKASGSV
- a CDS encoding MazG nucleotide pyrophosphohydrolase domain-containing protein, whose protein sequence is MSETKIEDLINIINKLRDPVSGCPWAQQQSYESLTTYIIEEAMESVEAIVERKEDELCAELGDLLFQIAFCAVIATEKQSFTFADIVDAIVSKLQRRNPHIFQPGNIQAYSQAENKLAFVTKQWQEIKALENPTPKLAKEENLPVALAIAADKFKELQLQSKAECKKSKTYSELLDAVLQIGRILNRT
- a CDS encoding NADP-dependent malic enzyme, which codes for MSDDNLREAALYYHSHPKPGKLEIQSTKALGSQRDLALAYSPGVAAPCLAISEDPHAAALYTSRANLVAVISNGSAVLGLGNIGPLASKPVMEGKAVLFKKFADIDVFDIEIAAETIDAMVETITNLEPTFGGINLEDIKAPECFEVEERLRAKLKIPVFHDDQHGTAIIVAAAIINGLELAGKTLTNAKIVTSGGGAAAIACLNLLLRLGAQQKNIWITDLQGVVYKDRPELMDKWKIVYAQDTEARSLSDIMPNADIFLGLSAANVLSEENVAKMAPKPLILALANPTPEIMPEKARHARPDAMICTGRSDYPNQVNNVLCFPYIFRGALDVGATTINEEMKIAAVYAIAKLAKESMPDAQAWSNEKMRFGVDYLIPSPFDPRLLLHIAPAVAQAAMESGVALRPISDMSAYIENLQRFVFKSGMVMKPVFAAAKTASAKRVIYSDGEDERVLRAAKVVSEEKIALPILTGRKDVILEKMAHIGVKLKLERDFIVYNPEENKNYKRYVELFVQLSGRRGITEEAAKKAVRTSSTIFSALALMNNDADAMMCGLSGQFERSLEIVKKVIGIDSQAKRLSALSLLIMRDNILFLTDSYINPEPTAQEIAELAILAAQEVQEFCIKPRVALLSNSNFGSKDNASSLKMRKAAEILKEIAPDLEADGEMHGDTALSTALRQRAYPHSTLQQDANLLVFPNLDAANITLNVVKQTTNALHVGPILLGQARAVHILTPSITSRGVVNMTAIAVVGANRKKTASD